Within the Leptogranulimonas caecicola genome, the region TTGTGCCCCACAAGAGTCCCTCTATTCGCGCGACGCCTCCAAAACTTGCTGCCGAGAAACCCTTCCTTCCCACCGGCGAGCGCCAAGGAAGGATGCACGGGTTTCTCGGCAAGGAAAGATACTGCGCGACCAGGGATCCTAGGGGATGAGGCCAGAGAAGCTAGCCCTCGAAGGAGAGGGCCTCGACTCGGTCAAAGACGCTGTCCACACGACCCAAGAAGCTGCGGGGATCGAAGATGGCGTCCAGCTGGCCTTGGGTGAGGGGGCAGCGGGGGTCGGCAATGAGCTTCTCTTCGAAGGTGGTGCCGAGCTCGCCCTGCTGGATCTCGCGCCAGGTGGCCATGGCGTTTTCCTGCACCACCTTGTAGGCATCCTCGCGGCTCATACCGGTGTCGACCAGGGCCAGAAGCACCTTGGAGGAGTAGATGAGGCCGCGGGTCTTGTTGAGGTTGGCCATCATCTGAGCCGGGTAGAGCACCAGGCCGTCCACGATGCGAATGAGGCAGGCGAGCATGTGGTCCAAGGCGATGAAGGAGTCGGCCAAAGCCACGCGCTCGGCCGAGGAGTGTGAGATGTCGCGCTCGTGCCAGAGGGCCACGTTGTCAAAGGAGACCTGGGCGTTAGCCTTGACAACGCGCGCCAAGCCGCAGACCTTCTCAACGGTGATGGGGTTACGCTTGTGAGGCATGGCGCTCGACCCCTTTTGGCCGGCGCGGAAAGGCTCCTCTACCTCGAGGGTGTCCGTGCGCTGGAGGTTGCGGATCTCGGTGGCGATGCGCTCGCAGGTGGCGGCCACACAGGCCAGGACGCCGGCCAGGTAGGCATGATGATCGCGGCTGATGACCTGGGTGGACAGCGGGTCGGCCACAAGGCCCAGCTTTTCGCACACATAGGCCTCGACGCGGGGATCGATGGATGAGTAGGTGCCCACCGCGCCGGAGATGGCTCCCAC harbors:
- the purB gene encoding adenylosuccinate lyase, translated to MIDRYTRPEMGYIFSLENKYAIWQEIEVLACEAHALLGATDITPEEAAYIREHAGFDVDEVDAIEAVTNHDVIAFLTNMGEHIDAHIPEGEPKPSRHVHYGMTSSDLGDTALCFQLVQATDILIDDVRRLGEICRRRALEERDTLCVGRTHGIHAEPMTFGMKFASWAFELKRDLERLEDARANVAVGAISGAVGTYSSIDPRVEAYVCEKLGLVADPLSTQVISRDHHAYLAGVLACVAATCERIATEIRNLQRTDTLEVEEPFRAGQKGSSAMPHKRNPITVEKVCGLARVVKANAQVSFDNVALWHERDISHSSAERVALADSFIALDHMLACLIRIVDGLVLYPAQMMANLNKTRGLIYSSKVLLALVDTGMSREDAYKVVQENAMATWREIQQGELGTTFEEKLIADPRCPLTQGQLDAIFDPRSFLGRVDSVFDRVEALSFEG